Proteins encoded within one genomic window of Manis pentadactyla isolate mManPen7 chromosome 4, mManPen7.hap1, whole genome shotgun sequence:
- the UNC13D gene encoding protein unc-13 homolog D isoform X2, giving the protein MATLFSHPQRRPPFLRQAIKIRRRRVRDLQDPPPQTAQEIEPPPPHLSPEERTLLYEEALYTVLHRLGQPEPSHVMEASELLRYLQEAFHMEPEEHQQILQRAQELEKPTFCLKATVKQAKGILGKDVSGFSDPYCLLGIEQGVGMLGSSPGSRRRQKAVVKHTIPEEQTHRTQVVTQTLNPVWDETFILEFEDINNSRFHLDMWDLDTVESVRQKLGDLTDLHGLRRIFKEARKDKGQDDFLGNVVLRLQDLRCREDQWYPLEPCTETYPDRGQCHLQFQLIHKRRATVASRSQPSYTVHLHLLQQLVSHEVTRHQEGSTSWDGSLSRQAATILFLHATQKDLSDFHQSLAQWLAYSRLYQSLEFPSSCLLHPITSIEYQWIRGRLKAEQNEELANSFSSLLAYGLSLLRRFRSVFPLSVSDSPARLQSLLRVLVQMCKMKAFGELCPDSAPLPHLVTEALRTGTAEWFHLKQQHHQPMVQGILEAGKALLSLVQDIIGDLHQCQHTWNKIFYNALKIDLFSAAFLELQWLVAKRVQDHTAAVVSRPVSPDTGESLFQLYISLKELCELGPVPSERAGVLALDGFHRWFQPAIPSWLQKTYSVALARVQRAVQMDELVPLGELTKHSTSAVDLSTCFAQISHTARQLNWPDPEEAFMITVKFVEDTCRLALVYCSLIKARARDLSAGQKDQGQAANMLCVVVNDMEQLRLVIGKLPTQLAWEALEQRVGVVLEPGQLQNTLHAQLQGALAGLGHEIRTGVHTLAEQLEAGIAKHIQKLVGIKESVLPEDAILPLMKFLEVKLCYMNTNLVQENFNSLLTLLWTHTLTVLVEVAASQRSCPLASNRLKMALQNLEICFYAEGCGLPPEALHTATFQALQRDLELQAASSRELIQKYFCTRIVQQAETAAEGLGAVTVKAAYRASEQKLRVELLSASNLLPLDSNGSSDPFVQLTLEPRHEFPELAPRETQKHKKDLHPLFDETFEFLVPAEPCQKDGACLLLTVLDHDTLGADDLEGEAFLPLLSVPGLTGTEEPGEVPQTRLPLTYPAPNGDPILQLLESRKGDREAQVFVRQRRQRAKQASQHPPRPGQ; this is encoded by the exons ATGGCGACGCTCTTCTCCCACCCCCAGCGGCGCCCTCCCTTCTTGCGCCAGGCCATCAAGATAAGGCGCCGCAGGGTCAGAGATCTGCAGGATCCTCCGCCCCAAACTGCTCAGGAG ATCGAGCCTCCACCCCCCCATCTCTCCCCGGAGGAG CGGACCCTGCTCTATGAGGAAGCTCTCTACACTGTCCTGCACCGCTTGGGCCAACCTGAGCCCAGCCACGTGATGGAGGCCTCCGAGCTGCTAAGATACTTGCAGGAG GCCTTCCACATGGAGCCTGAGGAGCACCAGCAGATACTGCAGCGGGCCCAGGAGCTTGAG AAGCCAACATTTTGTCTGAAGGCaacagtgaaacaagccaagggcATTCTGGGCAAGGATGTCAGCG ggtTCAGCGATCCCTACTGCCTGCTGGGCATCGAGCAGGGGGTGGGCATGCTGGGGAGCAGCCCCGGGTCCCGGCGTCGGCAGAAGGCTGTGGTGAAGCACACCATCCCAGAGGAGCAGACCCACCGCACACAGGTCGTCACCCAGACACTCAACCCCGTCTGGGACGAGACCTTCATCCT GGAGTTTGAGGATATAAACAACTCAAGATTTCATCTGGACATGTG GGACCTGGACACTGTGGAGTCTGTCAGACAGAAGCTGGGGGACCTCACAGACCTGCATGGGCTGCGAAG GATCTTTAAGGAGGCCCGGAAGGACAAAGGCCAGGACGACTTTTTGGGGAATGTGGTTCTGAGGCTGCAG GACCTCCGCTGCCGGGAGGATCAGTGGTACCCTCTGGAGCCTTGCACCGAGACCTACCCGGACCGTGGTCAGTGCCACCTCCAATTCCAGCTCATTCACAAGCGG AGGGCCACGGTGGCTAGTCGCTCCCAGCCCAGCTACACGGTGCACCTCCacctcctgcagcagctggtctCCCATGAGGTCACCCGGCACCAG GAGGGCAGTACCTCCTGGGATGGGTCACTGAGTCGCCAGGCTGCCACCATCCTCTTTCTCCATGCCACACAAAAGGACCTGTCCGACTTCCACCAGTCCCTGGC GCAGTGGCTGGCCTACAGCCGCCTCTACCAGAGCCTGGAGTTCCCCAGCAGCTGCCTTCTGCACCCCATCACCAGCATCGAGTACCAGTGGATCCGGGGCCGGCTCAAGGCAGAGCAG AACGAGGAGCTGGCCAACTCATTCAGCTCCCTGCTGGCCTACGGCCTCTCCCTCCTCCGGAGGTTCCGGTCTGTCTTCCCCTTGTCCGTGTCCGACTCCCCAGCCCGGCTGCAGTCTCTCCTCAG GGTCCTGGTACAGATGTGCAAGATGAAGGCCTTCGGGGAACTGTGCCCTGACAGCGCCCCCCTGCCTCACCTGGTGACTGAGGCACTGCGG ACGGGCACTGCGGAGTGGTTCCACCTGAAGCAGCAGCATCATCAACCCATGGTGCAG GGCATTCTGGAGGCGGGCAAGGCCTTGCTGAGCCTGGTACAGGACATCATTGGCGACCTGCACCAGTGCCAGCACACATGGAACAAGATCTTCTACAA TGCCCTCAAGATCGACCTGTTCTCTGCTGCTTTCCTGGAGCTGCAGTGGCTG GTGGCCAAGCGCGTGCAGGACCACACCGCGGCGGTGGTGAGCCGCCCTGTGTCCCCCGACACAGGCGAGAGTCTGTTCCAGCTCTACATCAGCCTCAAGGAGCTCTGCGAGCTGGGTCCCGTCCCCTCGGAGAG GGCCGGAGTCCTGGCCCTGGACGGCTTCCACCGCTGGTTCCAGCCGGCTATTCCCTCCTGGCTGCAGAAGACTTACAGCGTAGCCCTGGCGCGGGTGCAGCGGGCTGTGCAGATGGACGAG TTAGTGCCCCTGGGTGAACTGACCAAGCACAGCACGTCAGCTGTGGATCTGTCCACCTGCTTCGCCCAGATCAGCCACACCGCCCGGCAGCTGAACTGGCCTGACCCCGAGGAAGCCTTCATGATCACTGTCAAGTTCGTGGAG GACACCTGTCGGCTGGCCCTGGTATACTGCAGCCTTATAAAGGCCAGGGCCCGCGATCTCTCTGCAGGCCAGAAGGACCAGGGCCAGGCAGCCAATATG TTGTGCGTGGTGGTGAATGACATGGAGCAGCTGCGGCTGGTGATCGGCAAGCTGCCCACCCAGCTGGCATGGGAAGCGCTGGAGCAGCGGGTAGGGGTTGTGCTGGAGCCAGGGCAGCTGCAGAACACGCTGCATGCCCAGCTGCAGGGCGCATTGGCTGGGCTGGGCCATGAGATCCGCACCGGCGTCCACACTCTGGCCGAGCAG CTGGAAGCAGGCATTGCCAAGCACATCCAGAAACTTGTGGGCATCAAGGAGTCTGTTCTGCCTGAGGAT GCCATTCTGCCCCTGATGAAGTTCCTGGAGGTGAAGCTCTGCTATATGAACACCAACTTGGTGCAGGAAAATTTCAACAG CCTTCTGACCCTGCTCTGGACCCACACACTCACGGTGCTGGTGGAGGTGGCCGCCTCCCAGCGGAGCTGCCCCCTGGCCTCTAACAGGCTGAAGATGGCACTGCAG AACCTGGAGATATGCTTCTATGCAGAGGGCTGTGGCCTGCCACCCGAGGCCCTGCACACGGCCACCTTCCAG gccctgcagAGGGACCTGGAGCTGCAGGCAGCCTCCAGCCGCGAGCTGATCCAGAAGTACTTTTGCACCCGCATCGTGCAGCAG GCAGAAACCGCCGCTGAGGGGCTCGGCGCCGTTACAGTCAAGGCCGCCTACCGTGCCTCTGAGCAGAAGCTGCGGGTAGAGCTGCTCAGCGCCTCCAACCTCCTTCCCCTGGACTCGAATG GCTCCAGCGATCCCTTTGTCCAGCTGACGTTGGAGCCCAGGCACGAGTTCCCTGAGCTGGCCCCCCGGGAGACCCAAAAACACAAGAAGGACCTTCACCCGCTGTTTGATGAGACCTTTGAATT CCTGGTGCCTGCTGAGCCGTGCCAGAAGGATGGGGCATGCCTCCTGCTTACGGTGCTGGACCACGACACGCTGGGGGCTGATGACCTGGAAGGGGAAGCCTTCCTGCCCCTGCTCTCAGTACCAGGCCTGACTGGGACCGAGGAACCTGGCGAGGTGCCTCAAACCCGCCTGCCCCTCACTTATCCGGCACCAAACG GGGATCCAATTCTGCAGTTGTTGGAGAGCCGGAAGGGTGATCGCGAGGCCCAGGTGTTTGTGAGGCAGCGGCGACAGCGAGCCAAGCAGGCCTCCCAGCACCCCCCACGGCCAGGGCAGTAA